One Pantoea eucalypti genomic region harbors:
- the wecC gene encoding UDP-N-acetyl-D-mannosamine dehydrogenase has product MSFETISVIGLGYIGLPTAAVFASKGKKVVGVDINARAVETINRGAIHIVEPDLDEVVHAAVTRGDLRATTQPEPADAFLIAVPTPFKDEYQPDLRFVKAAAESIAPVLKKGDLVILESTSPVGSTEQMAEWLAAARPDLRFPQHGETPDIFVAYCPERVLPGKVMVELINNDRVIGGMTPACSARASDLYRLFLKGECVETNARTAEMCKLTENSFRDVNIAFANELSLICADQGINVWELIALANRHPRVNILQPGPGVGGHCIAVDPWFIVAQNPELARLIRTAREVNDAKPQWVLDQVKTALADCLTQTGKRASEVTIACFGLAFKPDIDDLRESPAVGVTQKIAEWHSGKTWVVEPHIEQLADSLADNAELVSCEQALAQADILVMLVDHRAFRAINAADVQQNWIVDTKGVWR; this is encoded by the coding sequence ATGAGTTTTGAAACCATCTCCGTGATTGGACTGGGATACATTGGGCTGCCGACGGCAGCCGTTTTTGCCTCAAAGGGAAAAAAAGTGGTGGGCGTGGATATCAACGCGCGTGCCGTTGAAACCATCAATCGTGGCGCGATCCATATCGTAGAACCCGATTTAGATGAAGTGGTGCATGCGGCGGTTACGCGTGGCGACCTGCGCGCCACCACGCAGCCTGAACCCGCTGACGCTTTTCTGATCGCCGTACCGACGCCGTTCAAAGATGAATATCAGCCCGATCTGCGCTTTGTGAAAGCCGCAGCGGAGTCGATCGCACCGGTTCTGAAGAAGGGCGATCTGGTGATTCTGGAGTCCACCTCACCGGTGGGCAGTACAGAACAGATGGCCGAGTGGCTGGCTGCGGCGCGTCCTGATCTGCGCTTTCCGCAGCACGGTGAGACGCCCGATATTTTTGTCGCCTACTGCCCGGAGCGCGTACTGCCTGGCAAGGTAATGGTTGAGCTGATTAACAACGACCGGGTGATTGGCGGTATGACGCCTGCCTGTTCCGCCCGCGCCAGCGACCTCTACCGGCTGTTTTTAAAAGGTGAATGCGTTGAGACCAACGCCCGCACCGCCGAGATGTGCAAGCTGACGGAAAACAGCTTCCGTGATGTGAATATCGCCTTTGCCAATGAGCTGTCGCTGATTTGTGCCGATCAGGGAATTAACGTCTGGGAACTGATTGCGCTGGCGAATCGTCATCCTCGCGTCAATATTCTGCAACCCGGTCCCGGCGTGGGGGGTCACTGTATCGCCGTCGATCCCTGGTTTATTGTGGCGCAGAATCCTGAACTGGCACGCCTGATCCGCACCGCGCGTGAGGTGAATGACGCCAAGCCGCAGTGGGTGCTGGACCAGGTGAAAACCGCGCTGGCGGATTGCCTGACTCAAACCGGCAAGCGCGCCAGCGAGGTCACTATCGCCTGCTTTGGTCTGGCCTTTAAACCTGACATTGACGACCTGCGCGAGAGCCCGGCCGTGGGCGTGACCCAGAAAATTGCAGAGTGGCACAGTGGCAAGACCTGGGTGGTTGAACCTCACATCGAGCAGCTTGCGGACTCGCTGGCTGATAACGCCGAACTGGTCTCCTGCGAGCAGGCGCTGGCTCAGGCCGATATTCTGGTGATGCTGGTCGATCACCGTGCCTTCCGCGCGATTAACGCCGCCGATGTTCAGCAGAACTGGATTGTCGATACCAAAGGCGTGTGGCG